The segment TCGACCGCGAGCGCGCGGGCGAGCGCGACGCGCTGGCGCTGGCCCCCCGACAGCTGCGCCGGATAGCGATTGCCAAGATGGCCGAGCTGGACGAGATCGAGCAGTTCCTGCACGCGGTCGCGGATCGCGGCCTTGGACGGGCGCTCGCTGCGCTTGCGGACCGACAGACCGAAGCCGACATTGTCCGCCACCGTCATATGCTTGAACAGCGCATAATGCTGGAAGACGAAGCCGACCTGGCGATCGGCGACCTTGAGGCCGGTCACGTCCTCGCCGTTGAATTCGACCGTGCCGGTGTCGGGAAAGGCGAGCCCCGCCATGATCCGCAACAAGGTCGTCTTGCCCGAGCCAGAAGGGCCGAGCAGCGCCAGAAACTCGCCCGGCTCGGCGCGCAGGTTGATGTTTTCCAGCGCGGCATATTCGCCGAAACGCTTGGTGATATTTTCGAGCCGGATGCTCAATGCCCGGTTCCTTTCCCCTGATAATCGAAGCGGCGTTCAAGCGCGGTCTTGAGGATGAGCGTCACCAGCGCGAGCAAGGCGAGCAGCGAGGCGACGGCAAAGGCGGCGACGAAATTATATTCGTTGTACAGAATCTCGACATGGAGCGGCATCGTGTTGGTCTTGCCCCGGATATGGCCCGAGACGACCGAGACCGCGCCGAATTCGCCCATGGCGCGCGCATTGCAGAGCAGCACGCCGTAGAGCAGCCCCCAGCGGATATTGGGCAGCGTGACATGCCAGAAGGTCTGCCAGCCCGAGGCACCGAGCGAGATCGCGGCTTCCTCATCATCGCGGCCCTGCTCGGCCATCAGCGGGATGAGCTCGCGCGCGACAAACGGGAAGGTGACGAAGATCGTCGCCAGCACGATCCCCGGAACGGCGAAGACGATCTCGATATCATGT is part of the Sphingomonas sp. C3-2 genome and harbors:
- the cysW gene encoding sulfate ABC transporter permease subunit CysW; translated protein: MASRPDLPNTESRGFRWLLIGIALGFFGLVLILPLVSVFAEALAKGVGAYVEALAEPDAFAAVRLTLLVAAISVPVNIVFGVAAAWAITKFDFPGKSILITFIDLPFSVSPVVSGLIYVLLFGAHGWFGAWLIEHDIEIVFAVPGIVLATIFVTFPFVARELIPLMAEQGRDDEEAAISLGASGWQTFWHVTLPNIRWGLLYGVLLCNARAMGEFGAVSVVSGHIRGKTNTMPLHVEILYNEYNFVAAFAVASLLALLALVTLILKTALERRFDYQGKGTGH